The Lynx canadensis isolate LIC74 chromosome A2, mLynCan4.pri.v2, whole genome shotgun sequence DNA segment GGAGGCGCACCGGAGAAGGCAGGCACGGGTCCCGGGTTCAAATGCTGCCTTACCCCTCCATCACCACCCAAGCAACCAGGAGCCTCAAGGGGTACCTCGGCTGGGCCTCAAAGCCCAACCCCTCTTCCACAGTGGCAGTGGCTTGACCTCTGCATTTGTGCCGAAATGTCCTGGAAGTTTAGGGGCGAAGCCCAGCTCCCTCTTCCAACTCGCTGGGCCCTGGGAGAGCGCGCACGAACCACGAAAGGGAGAGgaatcctaaaattttaaatctttaatttgtgTTCacgtttttccttctttttgcttccaAAAGGAAAGGAGAGCGTAGCTCCGCGCCTGTACATCGTCCACGGCCCCTGGGCTGGGGCAGGTCCCGGCCCCCTAACCCTCCAGCTGCCTCGGAGGACCGGGGTGCCCGAGGGTTCACATGCAGCccccgggccggggcgggggcaaGGTCCAGGCGCCGCCTTATTGCTGAAGTCCCGGTGCGGCTCCCGGCTAGGCTAGGCGGCTCCCGGCTAGGCTAGGCTAGGCGCGCTGGCTGGGCAGCTCCTGGGAGATGAAGCGGCGCAGGCGCTCCAAGTACTGGCTGTAGAGCTCGATGTCGTTGTGCCCGGCGCCCTCCACCCACAGCGGCTCCACGGCCTTGGGGCAGCGCTCATAGAGCGCCAGCCCGTGGGAGAAGTCGATTACTTCGTCCTCCGTGCCGTGGATGATGAGCACCGGTGACGTGATCTTGGACACCTTCTCGATGCTGTAGGGCAGGGCGCGTCAAGTCTGGGAGCAGCGCCCGCCCCGCCgaagccccgcccccggcctcccgccccgcccccccaccctcccctctctcacttgGGGAACGCATCGAAGCAGTAGGTCTTCTTGGTGTCAGGGAAGGCAACGCGCATGCCTGAGGTGAGCGGCGAGTGCAGCACCACTGCAGCGCACTCGTAGCGAGAGGCCAGGTCCACGGTGGGCACCGTGCCGATGCTCTGCCCGTACAGGACGATGCTGTCCGGGCTGATGCCGTACCTGGCAGTGGGGCAGGGTCAGCCCGGCCAGCAGCAGCCTGGGCGAGTGAGCTGCATGCGCGcgcacacccccgccccccccccccaccgcctgccCTCCTGGGGCAGTCCCCCCTCCAACCTTCCCGCACAGCCTCCAAGCAGTAGGGTTGGGCCCAGTGACaagccccctacccccacccctgtccccattAATGAACAAGTCTGCTCAGTAGGAAAGTAGGGCCTGGGTAGGTGTGCAGACAGGTGGCCCTAACCCTGCCTCACCAACAGTACCAATTTGGACCACACATGCCGAGTGCCCTTGGTGAGGGCCCCGAGGCCACGCCTGGgctcctgggggcagggcaggccctGAGGCCGCTCCTGCTCTCCACCCCCCAACACCTACCCCCCCACAAACACACTTGCCCAGGGACACACCCAGTTCCCAGTAGCACATAGGGAACAGGTCCCTCCTGGCATTCCTCGCCCATCCCTTAGCCACGGGAAATCATGGCAGTCGTGCCCCCTGACTCATCGGCCCGTTTGCAGCCCCTTGGTGTCGGCACGTCCACCTTATCACAACACCGGCAGACCAAGAAGAGTGTCTCCTGCAGGCTGGTGGGCACCACCTCCTTCTCGGGGCACCTTCCCTACAGCGTGGCCGGGTCCCGAGCCTCCTCAGCACCAGCTCCCACGCCCAGGCCCcagcctcttcccccaccctgccaccacccccaagagtctcaccctccacccccagcacagCTGATCCAGCCCCAAGACAACTCCACGGCCTGCACATGCCCGTTCCCATCTGCCCGGGGACCCGCTGGCCACCCTCCCCAGGCACGAGGCCTCCACAGACCCGGACCCCGACATACCAAGGGGACACCCCTCTGCTACGTCTCACCTGTGCAGCCCACCCAGGCAGCGAGAGTCCACCTCCCTGTCCACCCAGGGGCCATCCACACCTGTCTCTGTCCCGGCGGCCTTCCAGGTGAACAATCGCCCGGCCCTGAGCTTCAGGAATGCCACGTGGCCTTCTGCCTGCCACCCCGCCGCTCCTCCTCAGCCTGCTCCCCGGACCCGGAAGCTACCACTGCACTGAGCACCAGCCGGTCCAGCCCTAACACTCGGACACACGAGAGGCAGACGGAGAAGCAAATCTTCCCcaggcctccccagcccctggtcaCCAGTGGGGCCCAAGCCTCCTGCCCTCCTACTGATTCTCTCTCTGCGGGATCAGGTCTCCGGAGGACGGTGCTGGCCGCAGGACAGATGGGCTGGATGGACAGAGCTCAGATCCCTCATACCACAGTGCAGTGTGGTTCCGCCAGCCACCAGCAGCCGGCAGGAGCAGCACAAGGGACCGAGGACCAGCACCGCCGGCAGGAGCAGCACAAGGGACCGAGGACCAGCACCGCCGGCAGGAGCAGCACAAGGCACCGAGGACCAGCACCGCCGGCAGGAGCAGCACAAGGGACCGAGGACCAGCACCGCCGGCAGGAGCAGCACAAGGGACCGAGGACCAGCACCGCCGGCAGGAGCAGCACAAGGCACCGAGGAGCAGCACCGCCGGCAGGAGCAGCACAAGGGACTGAGGAAGCCGAGGACAGCACGTACCTGCACCACGCTGCCCACGCTTGGTCCCCAGTGCCAGGGCTGTGCCAGGGGACCCCACTCCTGGGGCCTGCAGCAGGAACTGCCTGGTGCATCACTTGGGCAACCAgggtccccacctccccaggccaAGCTGACTTTGGTCCCtgcaggaatgggggggggggggagtggcaggTCGGGTAGGCAGGGCTGAGATGGGGCAGCCCCAAGAAGGCAGTGGACAGGGCCCCGTGTCTGGGAGGGCCAGAGTCAGGGTGGCCTCCTTCCAGAGGAATCTCTGGGCTCAGAGACCAAGCAAATGAGCTtcagtgagagaggaagggggctgTCTGGGATCTAAATAaacaggatgggggggggggggtccagggaAGGGGGCATGGCCGAGGCCCTGGTGGCCCTCAGTCAAGCACAGAGGTATGTGCCTCTGCTTGCTAGCCTCCCACCGGCCCCCGGATGCTGTGCTGGACACCAAACTGCCTGACAGAACCTTCTGGAACTCTTCAGAACCCTCTAGGCCCAGAGGAGCCCTGCCCCGAGGAGGAGGCCACCATCAGTGGCCATGCATGCCTCACGGGTCAGCCCTGAGAACCATGACAGAGCAGCCCTACTCCTCCCTGCACCCCAAATGCTCCCTGACCCCAGGACTCTGAGTATTTTCTCAGAGCCCACACAGCCCACCTCCTGGGCCCAGGTCCTCTATCCACCCTGTGCAGGCAGAGCCCCCACTCCCCTAGGTACAGCCCATCTATACCCCTGCCAGACAAGGGGTTcccgggaggggagggcagaTCTGAAGACTGCCCGCCCCACCTCCCCGCACACCAGCATGCCTGTCGCCACACCAAGGGGACACACGTCAGACCTCACCCTGCCGCCCAGTGTGGCCGCTGATGGCCCTCTCCTGAGGACCACCCCCCAGGGCCTCCCCAGGGAGGCCGGCCTGAGGCCCTGGGTGCCCACCCGCTACGCCCAACACACAGCTCACCTGGTGCGCAGCGCCTGCCAGGCGGCGTCGATGTCGGCATACAGGTTCTTCTCGGAGGGCTTGCCCGAGCTCACGCCGTAGCCAGAGTAGTCGTAGGAAAAGATGTTGCAGTTGATGCGTGAGCCCAGGCCGATGTAGAAGCTGCTCATCTGGCCCAGGTCCACCGCGTTGCCGTGAGAGAAGAGAACCGTgtacctggggggtggggggggggggggggggggcaggtcagAGGGCAAGGGAGGCTCCCAGCCGCCCTGTGGACGAGAGCACTAATGCGGGAGAGAGGCCGCCTCTGCCACAAAGTGGCCTGGCTCCTCTGGCCATGAGGGCTTCCCCTCCGTGAAAGGGGACTGCTGGCCATGGCCTCAGCACAGGGTGGACCCACAGCTCAGCAAGTCAGTGACCGCCGCACCTCTATTGCCTGGGGACGGCAGCTCTCTCCTCTGGAATCACTCCTTTTAGAGGGACTCTGACAGCCCAAGGATGGCATGCACATGTGCCCGCTGCCTGGAACCTTCCAGAGAATGAGACAGCGGCTGCTCCTCTCGACAGCTGGCCCCCACCCTTGCCCCCACAAACGAACCAGATCAATCCCTGTTCACACCATCTCTTCCCCTCCTACAGAACATGACCCCAAAACTCATTTCCGCCCTGCAATGCTGCTGGCCATCAGGACCTGCCCCAGGTCACCCCGACAGGCTGGATCCTGGCCAACGCACTCCTACAGTCTTCTTCCTCCAGCACCCCTGGGCCCCAGCCTAGCTAAAAGGTAAAACCTTGCCCTTTGAACTCAGATCTGGACTCGGACCCCGCCCGGTCTAAAGGCAGAGACACCTGAAGGGCCCCACCTCTTTCCCGCTGTCGTACTCAAGGAAGAGCCGTGGCTCCGGGCTTCAAGGACACTCTAAACGAGGAGGCAGACTTGGCCTGAGCCACCTGCCAGGCCTCAAGTGCCCTGGCCCTGAAGCAGATGCCAAGTCCTCACTGAGCACCaagcacccaggagcccttccctGGGCAGGTGAGCACGGAGACCCTGAAGCAGGCGGCTCCTTGTCAGGCAGGTGCGACAAGGCCACCCaggacccccccgccccccaccagccccagggTACTCCTCCGTGACGGGGCTAGGGCTGCACGTGGCAGGGCACTCGGCAGTAAGGGCCCAGGCAGTCCCACGTGGCCTGCTCTTGGTGGATCCCATTTGCCACCCCTTTGGCAACAAGAATCCCCAGGGCACCTGCGCCGCCTGACGGGCTCTCGCCCCGGCTCCGGCCCGCGGGGAACGGCCTCCGGCAGGACACCAGGGGCCCGAGGACGGGACACATTCTGCTTCTGCACGGGGAACCTCTCGGGCCTCCCTCCGGGCACTGTCCGGACCCCGTGCCGTCCTTCCGTGACGCTCACCTGGCGCCGGGCGCGCAGCGCACGTACATGCAGGAGACGCGGTTGCCCCGGCTGCTCTTGGTCAGGAAGACCTCGATGGTGTCCAGCTCGCGCTGGCTGTATTGGAAATCAGCACGCTCCATCAGGTGGAGCTTCCAGCGCCCCGGGCTGCCGGCGGAGGCCCGCAGGGTCCCCGAGGGGGCGGCCCCAGCTCCACCGGGCCCCGGCTCGGGCTCGGGCACCAGCGAGTAGGTAGGCTCCGGCGGCAGGAAGGCGAGCTTGGCAGCAATGCGGCCGGGGCAGGGCGGGCAGCAGAAAAGGCAGCAGAGCTCGCTCACTGACAGGCCGTTCATGGCGGGCGCCGGGCCCCAGGGCGGGCCTCGcttggcaggggaggggtgggggtgctctgAGACGCGGGCAGGGCGGAGGGCAGCCCCCAGCCACTGCCCCAGACGAGAGCCCCCTTAGGAGGCTGCAGCCCAGCCCCATCGTGGTCCAAGCCGAGCCCTCGGGAGCCTCGCAGCCTTGCGTCTCCACGTCCTGCAGAGGGaaaccctgggggggggggagcaagaaACGGGGTTCCCTCGGGGTTCCGCTGGGACACGGTGACCCGATCTTGTCTGTACCGAGCCTCTCGGCCTTCCCTGCAGCCCAGTccaccctctcccactcaaactGGTCCACTCTCGGCCCCATGGGCCTGGGGGCCCAGCTCGTCATCCACAGGGAACACGTACCCCCCATATGCCCTTTGTGGGACCCAAAGCTAACCGGACCACCACCTGCTGCACCCTTTCCCAGCATGCAGTCACCAACTCTTGCCAGGTAAGCCCCCCCAGTCAGCCCAGCCTCGGCCAGCAGGCTGTACTGGGCAATCAGACCCCTGGCTCACGCCAGCTCTCCcccacacagcccctgccctgggcacAGAGAGACCCCGGTGCTCTCCCTACGCCTCTGTTCACACAGCCGGCCcagactcccccacccccccaggccaTCTCCAGGCCATCCTTCAAGGATTCATCTGCCACCAACCCCAGGTGACGCACCGCAGCCAAGGCAAGGACAGACTGCCAACTGAAGGGACTCGGACCTAAGAGCATGCTCACAGGGGCCGGGCCTCGAGGGGCAGGACTGCAACATCCAGAGACAGTGGagcccaggcagaggaaatacAAGAAACAAAGGCTCTGGTAACAAAAGCAGGATACAtctagaggctgggaaggccTACTGAGCTCGGACAAtggctgggccctgtgctggggccaggctgcgggggaggggggcaccggTGCCCGAATGGCTTCCTTCTCCAGCTCAACGGAGGGctctgtgacctcgggcaaggctccttccttccctgggcctcagtttcctcacctactGGGGAAGACAACACTGCCTCCCACGGGGACTTAGCGAGAAgtaggtggtgggggggggggggggggcgtggctcAGAGGCGGCACAGTAAGTCGCAGACTACAGCTAAATCGCTAACAGTCCCACAGGGAGTTGCCAACAGAGACTGTAAGAAATACAAAGCCTTGAGAAAATAACCACTTACTAGGCTTTTCCTTACAGACTGGAACGCTCACAACTCACTTTCAGCAGCACAGCACCTTGGCACACGCAGTTTTGGGGCCGTGGCATTTGAAAACCACCGGGCCGGGGACACACAGATTCAGGGCGGACCAGAGcaggctgaggcccagagacacaCGTGCTCCTCTGGGCCTGTGATCTGGTGCCAAGGTCAGGAGAgagccacagccacagcctgaGTTTGCCCAGAGTCTGGGCACACAGGAGGGAGTGGGAGGGCCCAGGTGGGGACACCAGGAGGGGACACCAGGCAGCTTCCAGGGTCCCTGAACCCGCAGGCGGGACGCACACTTTACGTGCAAGCATCCTTCGGAGGACAGAGTCTATCGTACCTGTTCCCAGGTAAGAGTTTGTCCCCAGGACACCTGCCAACTCCTGGGGACACTTTGGGTTGTGACAAGTGGGGAAGGGTGTTCCCATTCCTGAGTGGGCGGGGGCCAGAGATGCTGATGGACGCTCTCCAGAGCACAGGATGTCCTCCCCCATTACCCCAAGGGAGTTATCCGTCCCCAAGTGTCAACCAGTCAACCAAGCCCAGGCGGCTTCGATGTCTTCTCAGATCCAGGCCCAAACAGCAACACTGCCCTGGTGCTGGGGAAGCTTAGAGGGTCTGGAGTTGGGGCAGCACAGCAAAGACTGCTTTTGAGAGAAGGCCTGGCTGAGAGTCCGTGGGCAGGCAGGAGCCCCCCGCAACCCGGGAAGTGAAGGGGCACACCAAGGTGGAGAAGCCCCACTGCCCAAGCCAGAGACACAGCATGGCATCCTTCGCTCCCCCTCTGCCGGGGCCTGATGGTCTCCATCCAACCAACGCCCGGTCCACGCAGCCACCACCTTGCACCTGGACGGCTGTGCGGTCCTGTTCACTGCCCGCCCGCACTCTCCCCCAGCAGCCACAGAATCCCTCTCCCGGCACAAACCTGAGATCAGAAAGCACACCTTTTCTCTGGACGCCCTCTGGCCTCCTGCCACTTCCAGGTAGAAACTGAAGCCTTGCCACAGCCTGCCAGGGCCCACCTCTGCGGCCTCACTCCCCCTCGATCCCCCCAGACAAGCCAGAGCCCAGGCAGTTGCCCAGCCAGGGACCCCCTCCCCGATCTCCACTGGCCAGCCCTTGCCCCCTGTCCTGCCCACCCTTCAGATCAACCTTCCAGCGCCCCTGGAGAGGCCTTCCAAACCACGAGGAGATGCCACAAGCTCTCCTGGTTCCAGTCTGTCCCCCAGCACCTGCCAGAGCTCGTATTTACCTGTCTGACCACCCCCGACAGCAATCAAAGAGAAACCCCATGAGGGCAGGACAGCTATCTGTTCTTATCCAGTGAACCCTGGCTGAACAAGAGAGCAAGTGAcaacaggcaaagaaaaagagggaagctACAGTCTGCCGGCTTTGACAGGGAAGGAGGACAGTCTTTTCTCAGGCCATGAACGCCTGGGGCCTCCCGTGCGACATTTATGAGTGTCCCTAGGCATGCCCTGCGAGCGGGGCAATTCGGTCCACGAGCGCGGACTGGGCACTCTGCCGCCAGGCCCCGTAAGGGCTGCTGGTGTTCTGAGCACCAACGAGGAAACAAACAACCGCGATACTCGAGGATGACCTAAATACGCTCGGCCTGGCGGCACCTCACCCAGCCAGTCAGGGTGGGAAAGCTGCCTGGAGTAAGGTGCAGTCTGAGAGGTGCACAGAAAGTGACCGAGTGGCAAGGAACAGGGCACTGCAAAACCCCAGAAGTGACGGCGAGTTCCAGGAACTGCAGATCTCCCTGTCGAGCGGATGCTGGGAGGAAGAGGTGAGCAGAGGGGTCCCAGAGGGAGCCAGGGCTGGGTCAGGCTGGGTCAGGCTGGGTCAGGCCGCGCCCGTGAGCCCTGCTGCAGAGTTTGGATTTCATCCTGGAGGAAACGGGGAGCCCTGGAGTCCTGGGCGGAGCATGGACGGGCACCACGGGTTAGGGGCTGCGGTACGTCCCCTGGCTGCAACCTGGAGATCAAACTGGAGCGAAGACCGGGAAGCCTACCCCGGTGTCCCAGGCGGCCAGAGGACGCCCGCGAAGGGGTACAGGCGTCCGGGAGACGTTTAGGAAGGAGGACTCCGCTAAGGGATGCTGCGGCGGGCCCGGGTGTCGGGCTGGGGCGGGAAACTAGGTAGAGTCCGCGACTCGGACGGCCCCGGCCCGGAGGCGGGGGCCGCGTCACCAGAGGGGTGGGCGCTCACCCCACATCCGAGACCTCAAAGGACCGGGGGACAGGGCTCTGCCGGGGTCGCCACGTTGGCCCGCGGTCCCGGTCCCTGGTCGGCGGGTCCTACAGCCGGGACCGCGGCCTCCCCAGCAGTGAGGGGTCTCGGGGGCGTCCCACCCGGCTGTCCCGGCCTCGCGGGCAGGCCCAGCTCCCCAAACGGCCGCGGGCGGCACCGAGGTCTCCCCGCGCCACCGCGCTCGCCCCTGTTCGGCACTCACCGCCGCGGCCCGCGCCCCCCGGCCCCGGGGCCGCGCTCCATGGCTCCCGGCCGCCGCCCGTGCGTCCGTCGGTCCCTCGGCACCCCGGCCCGGCCTcctgcgccgccgccgccgccgccgcacccCCACAGGCGGAAATGAGCCTCGATCCCGCCACCGCCCC contains these protein-coding regions:
- the ABHD17A gene encoding alpha/beta hydrolase domain-containing protein 17A — translated: MNGLSVSELCCLFCCPPCPGRIAAKLAFLPPEPTYSLVPEPEPGPGGAGAAPSGTLRASAGSPGRWKLHLMERADFQYSQRELDTIEVFLTKSSRGNRVSCMYVRCAPGARYTVLFSHGNAVDLGQMSSFYIGLGSRINCNIFSYDYSGYGVSSGKPSEKNLYADIDAAWQALRTRYGISPDSIVLYGQSIGTVPTVDLASRYECAAVVLHSPLTSGMRVAFPDTKKTYCFDAFPNIEKVSKITSPVLIIHGTEDEVIDFSHGLALYERCPKAVEPLWVEGAGHNDIELYSQYLERLRRFISQELPSQRA